The proteins below come from a single uncultured Fusobacterium sp. genomic window:
- the rbfA gene encoding 30S ribosome-binding factor RbfA, which translates to MKRQRLAGIEKEMSRVISQVLFEEIKNPKIRGLVSVTNIRVTEDLKFADVYFSIMSGQMNGEKAVDKETVLEGLNQIKGYLRKRVAEEIEIRYIPEIRVKLDDSIEHAIKISKLLNDLKG; encoded by the coding sequence ATGAAGAGACAAAGATTAGCAGGAATAGAAAAAGAGATGAGCAGAGTTATATCTCAAGTCCTTTTTGAAGAGATAAAAAATCCTAAAATAAGAGGATTAGTATCTGTTACAAATATCAGAGTAACAGAAGATCTAAAATTTGCTGATGTATACTTTAGTATAATGTCTGGACAAATGAATGGAGAAAAAGCAGTAGATAAAGAAACTGTTTTAGAAGGTCTTAATCAGATAAAAGGATATTTAAGAAAAAGAGTAGCTGAAGAGATAGAGATTAGATATATACCAGAAATAAGGGTAAAATTAGATGATTCTATAGAGCATGCAATAAAGATATCAAAACTTTTAAATGATTTAAAAGGATAG